The genomic stretch GAAAGATTGGAATGATGAGGATGGCAGTTTTATATCTCGCTGGAACGTATACATGCGTGACATGCGGAAAAAAACATGAACAAATCGAAAAAAACAAGGCACTACCAAAGTGCCCAACTTGCGGCAATAATACCTTTACCCGTTGCACTGGTTACCATCCAAAAGACAAGTGGATTAAAGAAGAAAACAAAGAATGAATATAAAAGGCAGCTGCACATGCATCTGCCTTTTTACTTAATGTCAACTATGGAATCATTTTGAATAAACACTCCACTAATATTAATAT from Culicoidibacter larvae encodes the following:
- a CDS encoding zinc ribbon-containing protein, with product MAVLYLAGTYTCVTCGKKHEQIEKNKALPKCPTCGNNTFTRCTGYHPKDKWIKEENKE